One Jeotgalicoccus saudimassiliensis DNA window includes the following coding sequences:
- a CDS encoding MoaD/ThiS family protein: MEIKVFASIKEKIGSDTIDLFVGDSITVGELKNHIFVDYPELDGEVFQVAKNESFVKDDEVVTSEDTVALIPPVSGG, translated from the coding sequence ATGGAAATTAAAGTATTTGCAAGTATAAAAGAAAAAATCGGCAGCGACACAATCGACTTATTCGTCGGCGACTCAATTACTGTCGGTGAATTGAAGAACCATATTTTTGTGGATTATCCCGAACTGGACGGTGAAGTGTTCCAGGTCGCTAAAAATGAATCATTTGTAAAAGATGACGAAGTCGTTACATCGGAAGATACAGTGGCATTAATTCCACCGGTAAGCGGCGGCTGA
- the mobA gene encoding molybdenum cofactor guanylyltransferase, with translation MIGVILAGGKSSRFGEDKSLYELDGKPMYEHVAQSLKNVQAIDEIVINTNDKLKTSFKNYKVIVDDPGYIDHGPLGGLYAAAKSYPGEPLMIISCDTPYVDSAWLNILTKEAVKTGNTTITTDNDREHPLIGVYQHDTLADLLKGQLETKRLSLKAFFENLNVDYINIESYNLNSTTLVNINRKTDIK, from the coding sequence ATGATTGGTGTTATTTTAGCAGGCGGTAAATCAAGCCGTTTTGGAGAAGATAAGTCACTGTATGAACTGGACGGTAAGCCGATGTATGAACATGTCGCACAATCGTTGAAAAATGTTCAGGCAATAGACGAGATTGTCATCAATACAAATGATAAACTGAAGACAAGCTTTAAAAATTATAAAGTAATTGTCGATGATCCGGGTTATATCGACCACGGTCCGCTCGGCGGACTGTATGCTGCAGCAAAATCGTATCCCGGAGAACCGCTAATGATTATTTCATGCGATACACCGTATGTGGATTCAGCGTGGCTGAATATACTGACGAAAGAAGCTGTGAAAACAGGCAATACGACAATTACGACTGATAACGACAGAGAGCATCCGCTCATCGGAGTGTATCAGCATGACACGCTTGCTGACCTGCTGAAAGGACAGCTAGAGACGAAAAGATTAAGTTTAAAAGCGTTTTTCGAGAATCTCAATGTCGATTACATAAACATTGAGTCCTATAATCTCAATAGTACGACGCTGGTTAATATCAATCGGAAGACTGATATTAAATAA
- the mobB gene encoding molybdopterin-guanine dinucleotide biosynthesis protein B, whose protein sequence is MKTLQIAGYKNTGKTTLILDFVKLLKQHGYTVAIIKHHHLAEAVPNDTDTGRFFEAGADYTSFNMPGHAVMTERPEKPLTVQLQRFQTEGVDFVLVEGYKKENYSKIILTYSFTEGETDINEIGLTNVLNRFDMRYDMDNAMDWFKEWSNIGDENV, encoded by the coding sequence ATGAAAACACTACAGATAGCAGGCTATAAAAACACCGGGAAGACCACTTTGATTCTCGATTTTGTGAAGTTATTAAAACAGCACGGCTATACTGTTGCGATAATTAAACATCACCATCTGGCAGAAGCGGTGCCGAACGATACGGACACCGGACGGTTCTTTGAAGCCGGTGCAGACTACACATCGTTCAATATGCCGGGGCATGCTGTTATGACCGAGCGTCCGGAAAAGCCGCTGACAGTACAGCTGCAGCGGTTCCAGACGGAAGGTGTGGACTTTGTGCTCGTGGAAGGCTACAAAAAGGAAAACTACTCGAAGATTATTCTGACCTACTCATTTACAGAAGGTGAGACAGATATAAATGAAATCGGTCTGACGAACGTGTTAAACCGTTTTGATATGCGTTATGATATGGATAATGCAATGGACTGGTTTAAAGAATGGAGCAATATTGGCGATGAAAATGTTTGA
- a CDS encoding molybdenum cofactor biosynthesis protein MoaE — protein MKMFEVIFDELDINKYHKMTVNEHQGAVCTFTGHVREWTKGTRTVHLEYEAYIPMAEKMLAQIGDEISERWPGVITSIGHRIGKLEISDIAVVIVTSSPHRTDSYRANEYAVERLKEIVPIWKKEIWEDGEEWIGDSRKYHPDVEEN, from the coding sequence ATGAAAATGTTTGAAGTCATATTTGACGAACTGGATATAAACAAGTATCACAAAATGACTGTAAATGAGCACCAGGGTGCTGTATGTACATTTACAGGACACGTCCGCGAATGGACGAAAGGCACGCGTACCGTGCATCTGGAATACGAAGCGTATATTCCGATGGCGGAAAAGATGCTGGCACAGATCGGCGACGAAATATCGGAACGCTGGCCGGGTGTGATTACATCGATCGGCCACCGTATCGGCAAGCTCGAAATTTCCGATATCGCAGTGGTCATCGTGACGAGTTCACCGCACCGTACAGACAGTTACCGTGCAAATGAATACGCAGTGGAACGACTGAAGGAAATCGTTCCGATATGGAAAAAAGAAATTTGGGAAGACGGCGAAGAATGGATTGGCGATTCCCGTAAATATCATCCGGATGTGGAGGAAAACTAA
- a CDS encoding molybdopterin molybdotransferase MoeA, producing MTLNRTPVHVNDAVAELMKRVKPLGTETVSYNDSYGRVLAQDLTATSDVPLFTKSAMDGFAINSAHSTGASGDSRVAFKVVEEVPAGSSSDYVLKDNEAFRIMTGAEIPESADTVVMFEQTKETDEGFTIRREFKAGENIAQKGEECKVGDVIVEKGTMINPGTVATLATFGYSEVEVFRQPVVGVLSTGTELLEVEDELERGKIRNSNTPMVLGQLKRMGIEGKHYKLETDDFDTLHTRIKSMLGEVDVIITTGGVSVGDYDLLPKIYDELGAEVLFNKVAMRPGSVTTVSALGDKLLFGLSGNPSACYSGFELFARPALNLMQEAALPFAPIVDAILDEDHPKPNPFSRFIRAELFFKEGKIYARPSGFNKSNAVTSIARSNGVIVLPGGTRGFVKGDAVKVMMTDVTTGADNFGVE from the coding sequence ATGACTTTAAACAGAACACCGGTTCATGTAAACGATGCAGTGGCTGAATTGATGAAGCGTGTGAAACCGCTCGGTACGGAAACTGTCAGCTATAACGACAGCTACGGCAGAGTGCTTGCACAGGATTTAACAGCGACGTCCGATGTCCCGTTATTTACTAAATCTGCGATGGACGGTTTTGCGATAAATTCAGCACATTCCACAGGTGCTTCAGGCGACAGCAGAGTTGCTTTCAAAGTAGTGGAGGAAGTACCTGCAGGCAGTTCAAGTGATTACGTGTTAAAAGACAATGAAGCATTCCGTATTATGACCGGTGCGGAAATTCCGGAATCTGCGGATACTGTTGTGATGTTTGAGCAGACGAAAGAAACAGACGAGGGCTTTACGATCCGCCGCGAATTTAAAGCGGGCGAAAACATCGCGCAAAAAGGTGAAGAGTGTAAAGTCGGCGATGTGATCGTCGAAAAAGGTACAATGATCAACCCGGGTACGGTCGCGACACTCGCAACATTCGGCTACAGTGAAGTTGAAGTGTTCAGACAGCCGGTTGTGGGTGTGCTCTCTACAGGCACGGAACTGCTGGAAGTTGAAGACGAGCTTGAGCGCGGGAAAATCCGCAACTCGAATACACCGATGGTACTCGGCCAGCTGAAACGGATGGGCATCGAAGGAAAACACTATAAGCTCGAGACAGATGATTTTGATACGCTGCACACGCGCATTAAGTCGATGCTCGGTGAAGTGGACGTTATTATTACGACAGGCGGTGTATCGGTCGGGGACTACGACCTGCTGCCGAAAATTTACGATGAGCTCGGTGCGGAAGTATTGTTCAACAAAGTGGCAATGCGTCCGGGCAGTGTAACAACCGTCAGTGCTTTAGGCGATAAACTGCTCTTCGGCTTAAGCGGCAACCCGTCAGCATGTTATTCCGGGTTCGAATTATTCGCACGTCCTGCCCTGAATTTAATGCAGGAAGCAGCATTGCCGTTCGCACCAATTGTTGACGCAATACTCGACGAAGACCACCCGAAACCGAATCCGTTCTCGCGCTTTATCCGCGCGGAGCTCTTCTTTAAAGAAGGTAAAATATATGCACGCCCGTCAGGGTTCAATAAATCCAACGCTGTTACATCGATTGCACGAAGCAACGGCGTGATAGTACTGCCGGGTGGAACGCGGGGATTCGTTAAAGGTGACGCGGTTAAAGTGATGATGACCGATGTTACAACCGGCGCAGATAATTTCGGGGTGGAGTAA